One window from the genome of Paenibacillus azoreducens encodes:
- a CDS encoding prolyl oligopeptidase family serine peptidase, with translation MSQQVCRLEKEITKKLMLDYLLHIPQSYDPNSGQKWPVILFLHGAGERGSDIELVKIHGIPLIAERDPEFPFISISPQCPEGSDWNAEKDAVMQVLDEVMANYGTDPARVYVTGLSMGGYGTWQLAAENPGRFAAAVPICGGGIPKMAGKLKDTPVWAFHGAKDDVVPLAASEEMVQALQSIGGDAKLTVYPEANHDSWSETYDNPELYEWLLRHQLLTRP, from the coding sequence ATGAGTCAACAAGTCTGTAGGCTGGAAAAAGAAATAACCAAGAAGCTGATGCTGGATTATTTGCTGCATATCCCTCAAAGTTATGACCCGAATAGTGGGCAAAAATGGCCGGTCATTCTATTCCTTCATGGAGCGGGAGAGCGTGGCAGCGATATAGAGCTGGTGAAAATTCACGGCATACCACTCATTGCCGAACGGGATCCGGAATTTCCTTTTATCTCCATATCGCCGCAATGCCCGGAAGGCTCCGATTGGAATGCCGAAAAAGATGCCGTGATGCAGGTGCTTGATGAGGTCATGGCCAATTACGGCACGGACCCGGCACGGGTTTATGTAACGGGACTCAGCATGGGCGGCTACGGAACCTGGCAGCTGGCTGCCGAGAATCCGGGGCGGTTTGCAGCAGCGGTTCCCATCTGCGGCGGCGGTATTCCGAAGATGGCCGGGAAGCTCAAAGATACGCCAGTCTGGGCTTTTCACGGGGCCAAGGATGATGTGGTCCCTTTGGCTGCATCGGAAGAGATGGTGCAGGCGCTTCAATCGATAGGCGGCGATGCGAAGCTGACGGTTTATCCGGAAGCCAATCATGACTCCTGGAGCGAAACCTATGATAACCCTGAGTTGTACGAATGGTTGCTGCGGCATCAATTATTGACACGTCCATAG
- a CDS encoding methyl-accepting chemotaxis protein → MKRRSSLVFKSIIVLSVLFFLLESILSTSANVQLRNQQMEELSNMEWTLYNIIVEDIPYIEKAKTLLGSDELMKDEHIRQVQRQLDSMKKNEKISNSYIYMDDGESKGDVRNMTLILANQELYDKGVKPGDKYEAKGAMKAALDEMDKVGYATSAVYTTEFGKWVSVVSAIEDASGKKIGVFGVDFDYSMIADKQRSIAFKTLVVGIAVAVVFIIFTIFMVRYALRPIARLSQLSIRVAEGDLSVEASVKSKDEVGVLSANFNTMIGNIRHLIDNVQQTSEKVTQSSKTLAASADQTSLATEEITRSIQEVAKGSETQMQSSIESQIAMEEMTVGIQRIAEYSSRLSEHAQEVARNAETGNQVVRQSVQGMESIQTTVSDTVQILDELKERSYEIEQIVAIISNIAGQTNLLALNASIEAARVGEHGKGFAVVAQEVRKLAELSGESSEKISGMLNEIVEYVNRASTAMNASMDQVASGSESVKQAGKTFDQIVNSLQNVNEQVHEVSASAQQMSAGSEQVAASLEELARIGKNASEHSQSVAASSEEQMASMQEIAGSATMLQKMADDLEKEVRVFKLKG, encoded by the coding sequence ATGAAAAGAAGAAGCAGCTTGGTGTTCAAGTCGATCATTGTTTTATCAGTACTGTTTTTTTTGCTGGAAAGCATTCTATCCACGTCAGCTAATGTGCAGCTGAGAAACCAGCAGATGGAGGAACTCTCCAATATGGAGTGGACGCTTTACAACATTATTGTTGAGGACATTCCGTATATAGAAAAGGCGAAAACGCTGCTTGGTTCGGATGAACTGATGAAAGATGAACATATTCGGCAGGTTCAGAGGCAGCTGGACAGCATGAAAAAAAACGAGAAAATTTCCAACAGCTACATCTATATGGATGACGGCGAGTCCAAAGGTGACGTTAGAAACATGACGCTCATTTTAGCCAACCAAGAGTTATATGATAAGGGAGTAAAGCCAGGAGACAAATATGAAGCCAAAGGGGCAATGAAGGCGGCTCTCGATGAGATGGACAAGGTGGGCTACGCCACTTCCGCAGTGTATACCACTGAGTTCGGCAAATGGGTTAGTGTCGTCAGCGCGATCGAAGATGCCAGCGGCAAGAAGATTGGTGTCTTTGGCGTTGATTTCGATTATTCAATGATTGCCGATAAACAGCGCAGCATAGCCTTCAAAACCCTCGTTGTCGGCATAGCGGTTGCGGTCGTGTTTATTATCTTTACGATCTTTATGGTAAGATACGCGCTGCGGCCTATTGCCCGGCTGTCCCAACTGAGCATCCGGGTTGCGGAAGGGGATCTGTCGGTAGAGGCTTCGGTTAAGAGCAAGGATGAAGTGGGCGTTTTATCGGCTAATTTCAATACGATGATCGGCAATATCCGCCATCTGATCGACAACGTTCAGCAGACTTCGGAAAAGGTGACCCAGTCTTCCAAAACGCTGGCCGCCAGTGCCGATCAGACCTCGCTGGCAACAGAGGAAATTACCCGTTCGATTCAGGAAGTTGCCAAAGGTTCGGAGACGCAAATGCAGTCGTCCATCGAAAGCCAGATCGCAATGGAAGAGATGACGGTGGGGATCCAGCGGATCGCGGAATATTCATCGCGTTTGTCGGAACATGCCCAGGAGGTTGCCAGAAACGCGGAAACAGGCAATCAGGTTGTGCGGCAGTCCGTGCAAGGGATGGAGAGCATTCAAACAACGGTTTCGGATACGGTGCAAATTTTGGATGAATTGAAGGAGCGGTCTTATGAGATCGAGCAGATCGTTGCTATTATTTCCAATATTGCCGGCCAGACCAATCTGCTGGCGCTGAATGCCTCCATTGAAGCGGCCAGAGTAGGCGAGCACGGCAAAGGTTTTGCGGTGGTAGCCCAGGAAGTCCGGAAGCTGGCAGAGCTGTCAGGGGAGTCTTCCGAGAAGATTTCCGGCATGCTGAATGAAATTGTCGAATATGTAAATCGGGCTTCTACAGCCATGAATGCCAGCATGGATCAGGTGGCCAGCGGTTCCGAATCGGTCAAACAGGCAGGCAAAACATTTGATCAAATCGTGAATTCCTTGCAAAACGTCAATGAACAAGTGCATGAGGTATCCGCCTCCGCCCAGCAAATGTCCGCAGGCAGCGAGCAAGTTGCCGCTTCGCTTGAAGAGCTTGCCCGAATCGGTAAAAACGCATCGGAGCATTCGCAAAGCGTTGCCGCTTCATCTGAGGAGCAGATGGCATCGATGCAGGAAATTGCCGGCTCGGCGACGATGCTGCAAAAAATGGCTGATGATTTGGAGAAGGAAGTCCGCGTATTTAAGCTCAAGGGATAA
- a CDS encoding GNAT family N-acetyltransferase, with translation MNVTVELSTLDDKFIINNLYPLYLHDLAEIRKTMPNAYGVFEDSDDYKTLQEQIPVFDIWWQKENILFPYLIRVDGLPAGFGLVATPPYLVDESEFMMNEFFIMRPYRSKGVGEQAAVSIFNLFPGKWMLFTTEGENNVRTQNFWRKTISNLTSNRYTESDEDLPHFGISKVFRFENNLILE, from the coding sequence ATGAATGTAACCGTTGAATTAAGCACGTTGGATGACAAATTCATTATTAATAATCTATACCCGCTTTATTTACATGACCTGGCCGAAATCAGGAAAACAATGCCAAATGCATATGGCGTGTTTGAAGATAGCGATGATTACAAAACACTGCAGGAGCAGATCCCGGTTTTTGATATTTGGTGGCAGAAGGAAAATATTTTATTCCCATACCTGATCCGGGTGGACGGACTCCCGGCAGGGTTTGGGCTGGTGGCCACGCCGCCTTATTTGGTGGATGAAAGCGAGTTTATGATGAATGAATTTTTTATAATGAGGCCCTATCGGAGTAAAGGCGTGGGCGAGCAGGCGGCAGTAAGTATTTTTAACCTGTTTCCTGGTAAATGGATGCTTTTTACGACCGAAGGGGAGAACAATGTCCGCACCCAAAATTTCTGGAGAAAAACAATTTCGAATTTGACTTCGAACCGGTACACGGAAAGTGACGAGGATCTCCCTCATTTTGGCATATCGAAGGTATTTCGGTTTGAAAACAACCTTATTCTAGAATGA
- a CDS encoding CD3324 family protein, with protein MKYINAEAVFPKRLLDELQQYVQGDWIYIPAMKGARKAWGERSGSREALRLRNEEIRLAYTRGRSIEQLSSQFGLAYDTVKKIIYSKS; from the coding sequence ATGAAATATATCAATGCCGAAGCCGTTTTTCCCAAGCGGCTGTTGGATGAGCTGCAGCAGTATGTACAAGGGGACTGGATTTATATCCCTGCTATGAAAGGCGCCCGAAAAGCTTGGGGGGAACGTTCCGGGAGCAGGGAAGCTTTACGCCTGAGAAATGAGGAAATCCGCCTTGCATATACGCGGGGGCGGTCCATCGAACAGCTTTCATCCCAGTTTGGTTTAGCCTATGACACGGTCAAAAAAATCATATATTCCAAATCGTAA
- a CDS encoding DUF5684 domain-containing protein produces MVGVLIVLYVAIYLVICGAYFQLAKKAGRDDIAWFAFVPILNTILQLKLIKENAWWILIMLVPIANVVFAIIWQVRLLNAFGKNSAHVLFCIFLAPVYIIMWIVWGYSSKTQYVLDAPPAPPGTFASF; encoded by the coding sequence TTGGTAGGAGTTCTGATTGTACTTTATGTTGCGATTTATCTTGTGATTTGCGGCGCGTATTTCCAACTCGCCAAAAAGGCGGGGAGAGACGATATCGCCTGGTTTGCGTTCGTTCCGATTTTGAACACGATCTTGCAATTGAAGCTGATCAAGGAGAACGCATGGTGGATTTTGATCATGCTGGTGCCGATTGCGAACGTCGTGTTTGCGATCATTTGGCAGGTAAGGCTGCTGAATGCATTCGGCAAAAACTCGGCTCATGTTCTTTTTTGTATTTTCCTGGCTCCGGTTTACATTATTATGTGGATAGTTTGGGGTTACTCCAGCAAGACGCAATACGTGCTTGACGCACCCCCGGCTCCCCCGGGAACATTTGCTTCTTTCTAA
- a CDS encoding NADPH-dependent FMN reductase, translated as MKVVALVGSIRKDSYNRKLAEYVKNKYKEQMDVEILNLRDIPFYDQDIENDPPAAVQELRQKVAAADAVLWVTPEYNYSIPGVLKNVIDWLSRGDRVMVGKPSFIMGASMGLLGSVHAQEHLRDILFSPGVNSPLLPGNEVYVGVVHEKMDAEGNITDEATVIFLDSVINNFVKWYNQQASAMALK; from the coding sequence ATGAAGGTAGTAGCACTGGTAGGAAGCATCCGTAAAGATTCATATAACCGGAAGCTTGCGGAGTATGTTAAGAACAAATACAAGGAACAAATGGACGTTGAGATTTTGAACCTCCGCGACATTCCTTTTTATGACCAGGATATCGAAAATGATCCGCCTGCTGCTGTCCAGGAACTTCGTCAAAAAGTGGCTGCGGCCGATGCCGTTTTATGGGTAACGCCTGAGTACAACTATTCGATTCCCGGCGTTCTGAAAAACGTCATTGACTGGCTGTCCCGCGGAGACCGTGTAATGGTAGGCAAGCCATCCTTCATTATGGGGGCATCCATGGGTCTTCTTGGCAGCGTCCACGCCCAAGAGCATCTACGCGATATTCTCTTCTCGCCGGGGGTCAATTCTCCGCTGCTTCCAGGCAATGAAGTATATGTGGGTGTCGTTCACGAAAAAATGGATGCAGAAGGCAATATCACGGATGAAGCAACAGTGATCTTCCTGGATTCCGTTATTAACAACTTCGTGAAATGGTATAACCAACAAGCGTCTGCAATGGCGTTAAAATAA
- a CDS encoding MarR family winged helix-turn-helix transcriptional regulator, with product MVSRVFDNIGVLIHTVDLEITQYMKNQLAPYQLAPEQYLILALLLEEEGMSQNCIARQLGKDKSSITRMIVSLEGKEYIRRVGCPNDRRCFKVYLTDKAKELREVVNTISIATRESLSKGLTEEETSELRRLLGKVRDNVRKEFGCPGFCNTDK from the coding sequence GTGGTATCAAGGGTATTCGACAACATTGGGGTTCTGATTCATACCGTTGATTTGGAGATCACGCAGTATATGAAAAATCAGCTGGCTCCCTATCAATTAGCCCCGGAACAGTATCTGATCCTGGCTCTGCTGCTTGAAGAGGAAGGGATGTCGCAGAACTGCATCGCCCGGCAGCTCGGGAAGGATAAATCCAGCATTACCCGAATGATTGTCAGCCTTGAAGGCAAAGAATATATTCGGAGAGTGGGATGCCCGAATGACCGGCGCTGCTTTAAGGTGTACCTTACCGATAAAGCCAAGGAGCTTAGAGAGGTCGTGAACACCATCAGTATTGCCACGCGGGAGTCGTTAAGCAAAGGTTTGACGGAAGAGGAAACATCCGAACTCAGGCGGCTGCTTGGGAAGGTGCGTGACAACGTACGGAAGGAGTTTGGCTGCCCTGGCTTTTGCAATACCGATAAATAA
- a CDS encoding Lrp/AsnC family transcriptional regulator, whose translation MNQFTMDEVDLRILEHLIEDSTRSFKEIGELVHLTGQAVGARVRKMEDAGVIEGYTLRWNPERIGLSVQAFVTVFLKSPMAHQQFQSFVQQHKQVVEAHRVSGEGCYWMRVRIGSPQELNELLDKILDYGNYKLSLSIGQMK comes from the coding sequence GTGAATCAATTTACGATGGATGAAGTGGATTTGCGGATTTTAGAGCATTTGATTGAAGATTCGACCCGCTCATTTAAGGAAATCGGCGAGCTCGTTCACCTGACGGGGCAGGCAGTAGGCGCACGGGTGCGCAAAATGGAGGACGCGGGAGTAATCGAAGGTTATACGCTGCGCTGGAATCCGGAAAGAATCGGGTTGTCCGTACAGGCATTTGTAACGGTTTTTTTGAAATCTCCCATGGCCCATCAACAGTTTCAGTCCTTCGTGCAGCAGCATAAGCAGGTAGTTGAAGCACATCGCGTGAGCGGCGAAGGCTGCTATTGGATGCGCGTGCGGATCGGCTCGCCGCAGGAGCTGAATGAGCTGCTGGATAAGATTTTGGATTACGGAAATTATAAATTAAGTCTGTCGATCGGGCAGATGAAATAA
- a CDS encoding MBL fold metallo-hydrolase — protein MKIQLIRNASLWLEYAGHNFLIDPMFSDQGANPPVFNTANDKRNPLAALPLPIETWVQPDAVLLSHLHPDHWDPAAVEALDKTVPILSQPGEGDAVRKDGFTNVTEMGESISFGDITIFRTSGHHGIGEIGKLMGQVSGYVFKAVGEPTLYIAGDTIWCDEVKQALDEHRPDITIVNAGGAQFLQGGPIIMNEDDVVSLCRYAPYTKAAAIHMEAINHCFTTRADLKERLLAEGLEDQVQIPLDGEWF, from the coding sequence ATGAAGATACAACTGATCCGCAACGCTTCATTATGGCTCGAATATGCAGGCCATAACTTTCTTATAGACCCGATGTTCAGCGACCAAGGGGCCAATCCGCCGGTGTTCAATACCGCAAACGACAAACGGAATCCGCTTGCTGCGCTTCCTTTGCCTATAGAAACGTGGGTACAGCCGGATGCCGTATTGTTAAGCCATTTACATCCGGACCATTGGGACCCGGCGGCAGTGGAGGCATTGGATAAGACAGTACCGATTCTGTCTCAACCTGGTGAAGGGGATGCCGTACGTAAAGACGGTTTTACAAACGTGACGGAAATGGGCGAAAGTATTTCTTTTGGAGATATAACAATCTTTCGCACATCGGGCCATCATGGCATCGGCGAAATCGGCAAGTTAATGGGACAGGTATCCGGGTATGTGTTCAAAGCTGTAGGCGAACCAACCCTTTACATCGCCGGTGACACGATTTGGTGCGATGAGGTAAAACAGGCTCTGGATGAACACCGCCCTGACATAACCATCGTTAACGCAGGCGGAGCCCAATTTCTGCAGGGCGGTCCGATCATCATGAACGAAGACGACGTCGTAAGCTTATGCCGCTATGCCCCTTACACAAAGGCGGCTGCCATTCATATGGAAGCGATCAACCACTGTTTTACCACAAGGGCAGACCTGAAGGAACGGCTGCTTGCTGAAGGGCTGGAAGATCAGGTTCAGATTCCTCTGGATGGCGAGTGGTTTTAA
- a CDS encoding GNAT family N-acetyltransferase has product MSCTIDQLSLHRYTEKDKETLAAFRLPDEQARFTALPLEVLEADEGKHPIVITYGQKPVGFFLLHTSERVKNYSDNPQAILLTALSINHIEQGKGYAKKAMLLLQDFVQNEFPEYNEVILAVNHKNIPAQKLYEKVGFRDTGRRREGIIGEQYIYELAVV; this is encoded by the coding sequence GTGTCGTGCACAATTGATCAGCTCAGCCTGCATAGGTATACGGAAAAGGATAAAGAAACTCTCGCGGCATTCCGGCTTCCTGACGAACAAGCACGGTTTACGGCCCTGCCGCTTGAAGTGCTGGAGGCGGATGAAGGCAAACACCCGATTGTCATCACATATGGACAGAAGCCCGTAGGATTTTTTTTGCTTCATACGAGCGAAAGAGTGAAGAATTATAGCGATAACCCGCAAGCCATTTTGTTAACGGCATTATCGATTAATCATATTGAACAAGGAAAAGGGTATGCCAAAAAAGCGATGCTTTTATTGCAGGACTTCGTCCAAAACGAGTTCCCGGAATACAATGAGGTGATTTTGGCGGTAAATCATAAAAATATTCCTGCGCAGAAGCTGTATGAAAAAGTAGGATTTCGGGATACCGGAAGAAGAAGGGAAGGAATCATCGGAGAGCAGTATATTTACGAGTTAGCCGTAGTATAA
- a CDS encoding DinB family protein, producing MQTALDRLNIWMTEVPVKFGGLSEQEISERPQPHKWSRKEILGHLCDSALNNLQRFVRAQYEEQPNTIIKYDQDQWVRLMNYQELPFEHILSFWVSLNKQIAAVWERTPENQLTNGFLLSEEQTVTLQWLIDDYVDHMEHHLNQIFGTK from the coding sequence ATGCAAACAGCTTTAGATCGTCTGAACATTTGGATGACAGAGGTTCCTGTAAAATTCGGCGGATTGTCGGAACAGGAAATATCCGAACGGCCGCAGCCGCATAAATGGTCCCGAAAAGAAATACTCGGCCATCTATGCGACTCCGCGCTGAACAATCTGCAAAGATTTGTACGGGCCCAATATGAAGAACAGCCGAACACAATCATCAAATACGATCAGGATCAATGGGTGCGATTGATGAATTATCAGGAGCTTCCGTTCGAGCATATTTTAAGTTTTTGGGTGAGCTTAAACAAGCAGATTGCGGCCGTGTGGGAGAGAACTCCAGAAAATCAATTGACAAACGGGTTTCTTTTAAGCGAGGAGCAAACGGTAACCTTGCAATGGCTAATCGACGACTATGTTGATCACATGGAACATCATCTGAATCAAATTTTCGGGACAAAATAA
- a CDS encoding alpha/beta fold hydrolase translates to MTERFVKTRGVDICTESFGSPQNPAVLLIMGASVSMIWWEDDFCRRIADEGRFVIRYDNRDVGRSVTYTPGEPEYSFEDLADDAMGVLDGYGIEKAHIVGMSMGGMLTQILALRHRERVLSVTLISSSNFAPGLPLMEEKVEQFFAHSGDVDWSDVQAITAFSLGKWKILRGSERAFDERKVALLSEKEAKRSLNPASMINHALVSGGETYLLRTHEIDVPALIIHGTEDPIIPYAHGVHLSEVIPNSKLVTLNGAGHELHIDDWDVMIQTLVDHTAL, encoded by the coding sequence AAACACGCGGCGTGGACATTTGTACGGAAAGCTTCGGTAGCCCCCAAAATCCGGCTGTGCTGCTGATTATGGGTGCTTCTGTATCAATGATTTGGTGGGAGGATGACTTTTGCAGAAGGATCGCGGACGAGGGGAGATTCGTCATCCGCTACGACAACCGCGACGTAGGCCGCTCGGTCACTTATACGCCGGGAGAACCTGAATATTCGTTTGAAGATTTGGCGGATGATGCGATGGGGGTTCTGGATGGATACGGAATCGAAAAAGCGCATATCGTCGGCATGTCGATGGGCGGGATGCTGACACAGATTCTCGCGCTGCGGCATCGGGAGCGGGTTCTAAGCGTAACGCTAATCTCGTCATCCAATTTTGCGCCTGGACTTCCTCTGATGGAAGAAAAGGTAGAGCAGTTTTTTGCGCATTCAGGAGATGTGGATTGGTCCGACGTGCAGGCGATAACGGCATTTTCATTAGGAAAATGGAAGATTCTTAGGGGTTCCGAGCGTGCTTTCGACGAGCGGAAAGTAGCGCTTTTGTCGGAAAAGGAAGCGAAACGCTCTCTCAATCCGGCCAGCATGATAAACCATGCACTCGTTTCCGGAGGGGAAACGTATCTTTTGCGAACGCATGAAATCGATGTGCCCGCATTGATCATTCATGGCACGGAAGACCCGATTATTCCTTATGCCCATGGCGTCCATCTGTCGGAAGTTATCCCTAATTCGAAGCTGGTGACGCTGAACGGGGCCGGGCATGAGCTTCACATAGATGACTGGGATGTGATGATTCAGACACTTGTTGATCATACGGCATTGTAA